One window of Scheffersomyces stipitis CBS 6054 chromosome 1, whole genome shotgun sequence genomic DNA carries:
- the WSC2 gene encoding cell wall integrity and stress response component 2, which translates to MSTTQQQEHQGVPDRRSAKGRFSWVRRLMQGQSRQAVAPSGLGAPRGNIYEPRSSRGLSGGSVAVAGGSRKSRRAAAAISINAGSHLNEANENGEADDDTYTYDSDMQSFATEGRSSIGQRTSVSDNISTIPLKSITSAQSTKSPSILSDGVQDQNSINASTAETSITPSVQTTTHLSPSNYTTHLAVVPNGQERDIESIVTLASSTRRIRRRSIDTNCSTAGIPPASIMERLSVQPTAANSTYAVSIKTNDRTSQTEPSQSSMYDFTDQTSSVRSDYGAEVSA; encoded by the coding sequence CAAAAGGACGGTTCAGCTGGGTTAGACGGTTGATGCAGGGCCAAAGCAGACAAGCCGTTGCACCCTCCGGATTGGGTGCCCCCAGAGGCAATATCTATGAACCACGAAGTAGCCGAGGACTTTCTGGAGGTTCTGTAGCTGTAGCTGGTGGGAGTAGAAAAAGCAGAagagcagcagcagcaatatCAATCAATGCTGGATCTCATTTAAACGAAGCGAACGAAAACGGTGAAGCTGATGATGACACGTACACTTACGACAGCGACATGCAGTCGTTTGCCACAGAAGGTAGAAGCAGTATTGGACAGAGAACGTCTGTTTCTGACAATATCAGTACTATACCATTGAAGCTGATAACTTCTGCACAATCTACTAAATCGCCTTCTATTCTTAGTGACGGAGTTCAAGACCAAAACTCAATAAACGCCTCGACAGCGGAGACATCCATAACGCCAAGTGTCCAAACAACAACGCATTTGTCCCCTTCCAACTATACCACCCATTTGGCTGTCGTGCCGAACGGACAGGAGAGAGACATTGAGTCTATTGTGACGTTGGCCAGTTCGACTCGCCGCATACGCAGAAGAAGTATTGACACCAACTGTAGCACTGCGGGGATTCCGCCAGCGTCCATCATGGAACGTCTCTCAGTCCAGCCCACGGCTGCAAACAGCACCTATGCTGTCAGCATCAAGACCAATGACAGAACCAGCCAGACAGAGCCTTCGCAGAGTAGCATGTACGACTTCACTGACCAGACCAGCTCTGTGCGGAGCGACTACGGTGCCGAGGTATCTGCATAG